A part of Bos mutus isolate GX-2022 unplaced genomic scaffold, NWIPB_WYAK_1.1 CTG198, whole genome shotgun sequence genomic DNA contains:
- the SLITRK2 gene encoding SLIT and NTRK-like protein 2: MLSGVWFLSVLTVAGILETESRKTAKDICKIRCLCEEKENVLNINCENKGFTTVSLLQPPQYRIYQLFLNGNLLTRLYPNEFVNYSNAVTLHLGNNGLQEIRTGAFSGLKTLKRLHLNNNKLEVLREDTFLGLESLEYLQADYNYISAIEAGAFSKLNKLKVLILNDNLLLSLPSNVFRFVLLTHLDLRGNRLKLMPFAGVLEHIGGIMEIQLEENPWNCTCDLLPLKAWLDTITVFVGEIVCETPFRLHGKDVTQLTRQDLCPRKSTGDSAQRGGHTDTHIPRLSPTLNPALNPTRAPKASRPPKMRNRPTPRVTVSKDRQSFGPIMVYQTKSPVPLTCPSSCVCTSQSSDNGLNVNCQERKFTNISDLQPKPTSPKKLYLTGNYLQMVYKNDLLEYSSLDLLHLGNNRIAVIQEGAFTNLTSLRRLYLNGNYLEVLFPAMFDGLQSLQYLYLEYNVIKEIKPLTFDALINLQLLFLNNNLLRSLPDNIFGGTALTRLNLRNNHFSHLPVKGVLDQLPAFIQIDLQENPWDCTCDIMGLKDWTEHANSPVIINEVTCESPAKHAGEILKFLGREAICPDGPNLSDGTVLSMNHNTDTPRSLSVSPSSYPELHTEVPLSVLILGLLVVFILSVCFGAGLFVFVLKRRKRVPSVPRSANNLDVSSFQLQYGSYNTETQDKADGHVYNYIPPPVGQMCQNPIYMQKEGDPVAYYRNLQEFSYSNLEEKKEEPATLAYTISATELLEKQAPREPELLYQNIAERVKELPSAGLVHYNFCTLPKRQFTPSYESRRQNQDRINKTVLYGTPRKCFVGQSKADHPLLQAKPQSEPDYLEVLEKQTAISQL, encoded by the coding sequence ATGCTGAGCGGCGTCTGGTTCCTCAGCGTGTTAACCGTGGCCGGGATCTTAGAGACGGAGAGTCGCAAAACTGCCAAAGACATTTGCAAGATCCGCTGCCTGTGTGAAGAGAAGGAGAACGTCCTGAATATTAACTGCGAAAACAAAGGATTTACAACCGTCAGCCTGCTCCAGCCCCCCCAGTACCGAATCTATCAGCTCTTCCTCAATGGCAACCTCCTGACCAGACTGTACCCCAACGAGTTCGTCAACTACTCCAACGCTGTGACTCTCCACCTGGGCAACAACGGGCTGCAGGAGATCCGTACAGGGGCGTTCAGTGGGCTGAAGACCCTGAAGAGGCTGCACCTCAACAACAACAAGCTCGAGGTGCTGAGGGAGGACACCTTCCTGGGCCTAGAGAGCCTGGAGTATCTGCAGGCTGACTACAATTACATCAGCGCCATCGAGGCGGGGGCCTTCAGCAAGCTGAACAAGCTCAAAGTGCTCATCCTGAATGACAACCTCCTTCTGTCGCTGCCCAGCAATGTGTTCCGCTTCGTCCTGCTGACCCACCTAGACCTGCGAGGGAACCGGCTGAAACTGATGCCTTTCGCGGGGGTCCTCGAGCACATCGGGGGCATCATGGAGATCCAGCTGGAGGAGAACCCCTGGAACTGCACATGCGATTTACTTCCACTCAAGGCTTGGCTGGACACCATCACCGTTTTCGTGGGGGAGATTGTCTGTGAAACCCCTTTCCGCTTGCACGGTAAAGATGTCACCCAGCTGACCAGGCAAGACCTCTGCCCCAGAAAAAGTACTGGTGACTCGGCTCAGAGGGGTGGCCACACCGACACACACATCCCGAGGCTGTCACCTACCCTGAATCCTGCTCTCAACCCGACCCGGGCTCCAAAAGCCAGCCGGCCACCCAAAATGAGAAACCGTCCCACCCCCCGGGTCACAGTGTCAAAGGACAGGCAGAGCTTTGGCCCCATCATGGTGTACCAGACCAAGTCCCCAGTGCCCCTCACCTGCCCCAGCAGCTGTGTCTGCACCTCTCAGAGCTCCGACAATGGGCTGAACGTCAACTGCCAAGAACGGAAGTTCACCAACATCTCCGACCTGCAGCCCAAACCCACCAGTCCAAAGAAACTCTACCTGACAGGGAACTATCTTCAAATGGTCTATAAGAATGACCTCTTAGAATACAGTTCTTTGGATTTGCTGCATCTAGGCAACAATAGGATTGCAGTCATTCAGGAAGGTGCCTTCACAAACCTGACCAGTTTACGCAGACTTTATCTAAATGGCAATTACCTTGAAGTGCTGTTTCCGGCTATGTTTGATGGGCTGCAGAGCTTGCAGTATCTCTATTTAGAGTATAATGTCATTAAGGAAATTAAGCCGCTGACCTTTGATGCTTTGATTAACCTACAGCTGCTGTTTCTGAATAACAACCTGCTACGGTCCCTGCCTGATAACATATTTGGGGGCACGGCCCTCACCAGGCTGAATCTGAGAAACAACCATTTTTCTCACTTGCCAGTGAAAGGAGTTCTAGATCAGCTTCCGGCTTTTATCCAGATTGATCTCCAAGAGAACCCCTGGGACTGCACCTGTGACATCATGGGACTGAAGGATTGGACAGAGCATGCCAATTCCCCTGTCATCATCAACGAGGTGACCTGTGAATCTCCTGCGAAACACGCCGGGGAGATCCTGAAGTTTCTGGGGAGGGAGGCAATCTGTCCAGATGGTCCGAACTTGTCAGACGGAACCGTTTTGTCAATGAATCACAACACAGACACACCTCGCTCGCTCAGTGTGTCTCCCAGTTCCTACCCTGAACTGCACACTGAAGTTCCGCTTTCCGTCTTGATTTTAGGATTGCTGGTTGTCTTTATCTTATCTGTCTGTTTCGGCGCTGGCTTATTTGTCTTTGTCCTGAAACGCCGGAAGCGGGTACCCAGTGTTCCCAGGAGTGCTAACAACTTAGATGTAAGTTCCTTCCAGTTACAGTACGGCTCTTACAACACTGAGACCCAGGATAAAGCAGACGGCCACGTCTATAACTACATCCCTCCACCTGTGGGCCAGATGTGCCAAAACCCCATCTACATGCAGAAGGAAGGAGACCCGGTGGCCTATTACCGAAACCTGCAAGAATTCAGTTACAGCAacctggaggagaagaaagaagagccaGCCACACTTGCTTACACTATCAGTGCCACAGAGCTTCTGGAAAAGCAGGCCCCGAGAGAGCCCGAGCTGCTGTATCAGAATATCGCTGAGCGGGTCAAGGAGCTGCCCAGTGCGGGACTTGTCCACTATAACTTTTGTACCTTACCTAAAAGGCAGTTCACCCCTTCCTATGAATCTCGACGCCAAAACCAAGACAGAATCAATAAAACCGTTTTATATGGAACTCCCAGGAAATGCTTTGTGGGGCAGTCCAAAGCAGACCACCCTTTACTGCAAGCTAAGCCGCAATCAGAACCAGACTACCTCGAAGTTCTGGAAAAACAAACTGCAATCAGTCAGCTGTGA